Sequence from the Deltaproteobacteria bacterium genome:
CGGCGTCGGCGCGAGCCACGTCACCGGCGCGCACCTGAAGCTCCAGGTTGCGAACGTGACCAACTCCGGGAGCGTCACGGGCGGGACCATCCACGCCATCACGAACTGCAGCTGGAATGAGCAGACGATGACGTGGAACACGGCGCCGGCGATCGACGGGCCGGCGCTGGCGACGCTCGGCGCGGTGGCGACAGGTCAGATCGCGGACTTCGACGTCACTCCGGCGATCCCGGGCGACGGTGTCTACTGCTTCGCGATCGACACCACCAGCACCGACAGCGCGATCTACAACTCTCGCGAGGGGAGCCTGCCCCATCCCGCCGTCCTGCTGACGGTCGCACCATAGGGAA
This genomic interval carries:
- a CDS encoding DNRLRE domain-containing protein gives rise to the protein GVGASHVTGAHLKLQVANVTNSGSVTGGTIHAITNCSWNEQTMTWNTAPAIDGPALATLGAVATGQIADFDVTPAIPGDGVYCFAIDTTSTDSAIYNSREGSLPHPAVLLTVAP